The nucleotide window TTCCCGGAAATCCTGATTCTGGATGAGCCGACGGTGGGGCTGGATCCGAAGCAGATGATCGAGATACGGGAGCTCATTAAATCACTCAGCAAGAATCATACTGTTATTCTGAGCTCTCATATCCTGTCGGAGGTCAGTGCAGTCTGCGATTACATTATGATCATATCCAAAGGAAAGCTGGTAGCCAGCGATACCCCCGAGAATTTGAGCAAAGCGATGGCAGGAGCACAGAAGCTGTCTCTTTTAGTAAAGGGGAGCACCCAGGAGGTGGAGACCGCCATCGGGTGTATCCGCCAGGTATCTTCCTTCTGCTGTGAAGGATCGGAACAGGAAGGAGTCCTTAAAGTATCATTGGAAGCAGAACAGGAAGCTGACGTCAGAGAAGAGGTATTTTTTGCTATGGCTGACAGAAAGCTTCCGATTCTTGAGATGATGACGACCAGCATGAGTCTGGAAGACGTGTTCCTGGAACTGACAGACGGCGGCGAGGAATCAGAAAAATTAGAAGAGGAGGAAAATCATGCTGGCGATTTATAAGAGGGAGGTCAGATCTTACCTCACCTCCATGCTGGGCTATGTGTTCATAGCCTTGAACCTGCTTTTAGTGGGTATCTATTTTACATTTTACAATCTGCAGTACGGGTATCCATATCTGGATTACACACTGTCCGGAGTCAGCTTTGTATTTCTCGTCACGACTCCTATTCTGACCATGAAGGTGCTGGCTGAGGAGCGCCGGCAGAAAACGGACCAGCTTCTTCTGACTTCTCCGGTCAGCCCGGGGAAGATTGTATTGGGGAAATACCTGGCTCTGGTCACGATTTTTCTGATTCCCATGGTGATCATTGGATGCTATCCTCTGGTTCTGTCGTCTTTCGGTTCAGTGCCCCTGAAAACGGATTATACAGCGCTTCTTGGGTATTTCCTTGCAGGCTGTGCCTATCTGGCCCTGGGCCTTTTTCTGTCCTCAACTACAGAAAGCCCTGTGCTCGCCGCAGTTCTTACCTTTGGAGCCTGCTTTCTGTGTTATATGGCGAATTCTCTGGGAAGCTTCATATCAGGGACCTCGTTTGCCACGTATATCGCGCTGATCGTGGCGGCGGCGCTCATCTGTCTGCTGGTATACGCTATGACAAAGAGCTCTGTGATCTCAGGAGGCCTGTTTTTGCTTTGTGTTATTCTTCTGACCGTGTGCTATTTCGCCAAATCCTCCTGGCTGGCCGGAGGCATCCAGAAAATCATCGGGATATTTGATTTCGGCTCTCCTTTCAGCAAGTTTCTGAATGGGATATTAGATTTGAGGTCGGTGTTGTATTTTATATCGGTGATCGCTGTGTGCGGCTGTCTTTCTGTACAGTCTATCCAGAAGCGCCGGTGGAGTTAGGAGGGAGCCAAAATGAAAAGACCGAATATAAAATGGAATAAGAAGAATATCAAGCATGGCTCCTACAGTCTCGTATGGGCGGCGGCAGTCATCGCCATTATTATCATCCTCAACCTGATCGCAGCGGAGCTTCCGTCCAGGTTCACCAGCAAGGATATGACGGCCAACCAATATTATACGCTGTCGGATCAGTCAAAGGATATGCTGAAGAACGTATCCGAGGATGTGACGATCTATAAGCTGACAGACGACGGCTCCACAGATAATATGGTAGAGAACCTGCTGGAGCAGTACAAAAG belongs to Qiania dongpingensis and includes:
- a CDS encoding ABC transporter ATP-binding protein gives rise to the protein MIEVRNLVKKYGGHLAVDNLNFTVEKGQIYGFLGPNGAGKSTTMNIITGYIASTEGTVTVDGHDILEEPEAAKKCIGYLPEQPPLYFDMTVTEYLSFVAELKQVEKPKRKEMIQEVMEMTGITDVSGRVIKNLSKGYRQRVGLAQALIGFPEILILDEPTVGLDPKQMIEIRELIKSLSKNHTVILSSHILSEVSAVCDYIMIISKGKLVASDTPENLSKAMAGAQKLSLLVKGSTQEVETAIGCIRQVSSFCCEGSEQEGVLKVSLEAEQEADVREEVFFAMADRKLPILEMMTTSMSLEDVFLELTDGGEESEKLEEEENHAGDL
- a CDS encoding ABC transporter permease, encoding MLAIYKREVRSYLTSMLGYVFIALNLLLVGIYFTFYNLQYGYPYLDYTLSGVSFVFLVTTPILTMKVLAEERRQKTDQLLLTSPVSPGKIVLGKYLALVTIFLIPMVIIGCYPLVLSSFGSVPLKTDYTALLGYFLAGCAYLALGLFLSSTTESPVLAAVLTFGACFLCYMANSLGSFISGTSFATYIALIVAAALICLLVYAMTKSSVISGGLFLLCVILLTVCYFAKSSWLAGGIQKIIGIFDFGSPFSKFLNGILDLRSVLYFISVIAVCGCLSVQSIQKRRWS